Proteins encoded in a region of the Candidatus Neomarinimicrobiota bacterium genome:
- the rpsQ gene encoding 30S ribosomal protein S17, which translates to MTDRGKRQVLVGTVISDKMQKTVLVEVARRVQHPVYKKYITKKKKVSAHVENKECQPGDQVRIISSRPLSKTKHWRVSEIVRKGTGE; encoded by the coding sequence ATGACCGACAGAGGTAAAAGACAGGTTTTAGTAGGAACTGTGATTAGTGATAAGATGCAAAAGACAGTGCTCGTTGAAGTAGCAAGACGGGTGCAGCATCCAGTTTACAAGAAATATATTACGAAAAAGAAGAAAGTCAGCGCTCACGTTGAGAATAAGGAGTGCCAGCCTGGAGATCAGGTGAGAATTATCTCCTCACGGCCTTTGAGCAAGACAAAACATTGGCGAGTATCTGAGATTGTGCGGAAAGGAACAGGAG
- the rpmC gene encoding 50S ribosomal protein L29, producing MKREELKEMTTQELKSRLSDDYDELENLRFQKALQQLENPLRLRHLRREIAQIKTALREYELDIREAKG from the coding sequence ATGAAACGTGAAGAATTGAAAGAAATGACCACACAGGAGCTCAAATCGAGACTCTCAGATGACTATGATGAACTGGAGAATCTTAGATTTCAGAAAGCGTTACAGCAACTCGAAAATCCTCTTCGGTTGCGCCATCTGAGAAGGGAGATTGCTCAGATCAAGACAGCGCTGAGGGAATATGAACTGGATATCAGAGAAGCTAAAGGATAG
- the rplP gene encoding 50S ribosomal protein L16, with the protein MLEPRKVKWRKVHRGNRRGLAHRGSHVAFGSYGLKALEPGWVTARQIEAARVAIVRKIRKHGRMWIRIFPDKSVTQKPAEVRMGKGKGAPDHWVAVVKPGRILFEVEGVDKELAAEAFRLAGFKLPVKTKLAGRREATI; encoded by the coding sequence ATGCTGGAGCCACGCAAAGTTAAATGGCGCAAGGTGCATCGCGGAAACCGGCGGGGACTCGCACACCGGGGCAGCCATGTTGCATTTGGCAGCTATGGGCTCAAAGCTTTGGAGCCGGGTTGGGTTACGGCTCGTCAGATAGAAGCCGCCCGTGTAGCGATTGTGAGGAAAATCAGGAAGCACGGAAGAATGTGGATCAGGATTTTCCCGGACAAATCTGTTACTCAGAAACCGGCTGAAGTGCGAATGGGCAAGGGAAAAGGTGCTCCTGATCACTGGGTTGCTGTTGTCAAACCGGGTAGAATTCTTTTTGAAGTGGAAGGCGTTGACAAGGAACTTGCGGCCGAAGCATTTCGTCTGGCAGGTTTCAAACTTCCCGTGAAAACTAAATTGGCCGGACGCCGTGAAGCGACAATCTAA